Proteins from one Corallococcus exiguus genomic window:
- a CDS encoding non-ribosomal peptide synthetase, with amino-acid sequence MSDEKQSSALEEKRARARALIQQRAAKPRALPPSFAQQRLWFLDRLEPGSHHYGIPFAVRLSGTLERSALEKSFQEIVQRHESLRTTFQAREGEAVQVVGPAPELPLHVVDLGGLDARETARRVRELTAEDVAAPFDLERGPLIRWKLLRLSDAEHILLLSMHHIVSDGWSIGVFVRELAALYAAFLQGAPSPLPPLTVQYSDFARWQRDWLQGDVLEEQLAYWRAHLADAPTALGLPTDRPRPPAQTFRGTQLPLGVSPAVTAALNVLSRQEGATLFMTLMAAWLVLLQRYTRQDDLVVGTPIANRNRAETEGLIGFFVNTLPLRTNLSGDPRFTDLMGRVRETALGGFAHQDVPFEKLVMDLRVKRDLSRSPLFQTMFVLQNAPLQPLALPGLTLTNLDLETDTAKFELTLTLVETSGALTGWLEYNTDLFDASTAHRLARAYERLLEGIAADPERRVSALPLLDAAGRQQALESFHPPAVPLSPRPLHALFEEQARRTPEAIAVECEDDLLTYAELERRANRLAHLLLASGLEPEERVALCLPRSTEVLVAMLAVMKAGGAFVPMDAGAPTQRLALMVAECRARYVLAPASLAVKLPVPPEARLEPGAWRQEGLLETPPARTVHLEQLAYVVHTSGSTGVPKGVMISHAGIANRMLWEQHALPIGPEDRVLQVASFGFDASIWEFFRALLAGARAVMVRDGAHQDSRYIADLMARRGVTQMNVVPSLLRVVLEEPRMADCHALRTVVCGGEALTTDLVDRLAEHSSATLFNFYGQTEVSIDATWFTCAPGMARKAVPLGQPLGNMKMHVLDVRGQPVPPGAPGEVYLGGPGLARGYFLRPDLSAERFVPDPFGPPGSRLFRTGDLARQLPDGELEFLGRGDHQVKIRGVRVELGEIEAALRQHPAIQDVVVLAREQAVEPEPPALDPRLLPLEPPPRGPSPHPLP; translated from the coding sequence ATGAGTGACGAGAAGCAGTCCTCCGCGTTGGAGGAGAAGCGCGCCCGCGCCCGGGCCCTCATCCAGCAGCGCGCGGCGAAGCCCCGGGCCTTGCCGCCCTCCTTCGCCCAGCAGCGGCTGTGGTTCCTGGACCGGCTGGAGCCGGGCAGCCACCACTACGGCATCCCCTTCGCCGTGCGCCTCAGCGGAACGCTGGAGAGAAGCGCCCTGGAGAAGAGCTTCCAGGAGATCGTCCAGCGCCACGAATCCCTGCGCACGACCTTCCAGGCCCGCGAGGGCGAGGCCGTGCAGGTCGTGGGTCCCGCGCCGGAGCTGCCGCTGCACGTGGTGGACCTGGGCGGGCTGGACGCGCGGGAGACCGCGCGCCGGGTGCGGGAGCTGACCGCCGAGGACGTGGCCGCGCCCTTCGACCTGGAGCGCGGTCCGTTGATCCGCTGGAAGCTGCTGCGCCTGTCGGACGCCGAGCACATCCTGCTGCTGTCGATGCACCACATCGTCTCCGACGGCTGGTCCATTGGCGTGTTCGTGCGCGAGCTGGCCGCGCTGTACGCGGCTTTCCTCCAGGGCGCGCCCTCGCCGCTCCCGCCGCTCACGGTGCAGTACTCCGACTTCGCCCGCTGGCAGCGCGACTGGCTCCAGGGCGACGTGCTGGAGGAGCAGCTCGCGTACTGGCGCGCGCACCTGGCGGACGCGCCCACCGCGCTGGGCCTTCCCACGGACCGGCCGCGTCCTCCGGCCCAGACCTTCCGCGGGACGCAGCTGCCCCTGGGTGTGTCCCCGGCCGTCACCGCCGCGCTGAACGTCCTGTCCCGTCAGGAGGGGGCCACGCTGTTCATGACCCTGATGGCCGCGTGGCTGGTGCTGCTCCAGCGCTACACGCGCCAGGACGACCTCGTCGTCGGCACGCCCATCGCCAACCGCAACCGCGCGGAGACCGAGGGGCTCATCGGCTTCTTCGTCAACACGCTGCCCCTGCGCACGAACCTCTCCGGCGACCCACGCTTCACGGACCTGATGGGCCGCGTGCGCGAGACGGCCCTGGGTGGCTTCGCCCACCAGGACGTCCCCTTCGAGAAGCTGGTGATGGACCTGCGCGTGAAGCGGGACCTGAGCCGCTCGCCGCTCTTCCAGACGATGTTCGTCCTCCAGAACGCGCCGCTCCAGCCGCTGGCGCTCCCGGGGCTCACGCTGACGAACCTGGACCTGGAGACGGACACCGCCAAGTTCGAGCTCACCCTCACGCTGGTCGAGACGTCGGGCGCGCTGACGGGCTGGCTCGAATACAACACGGACCTCTTCGACGCCTCCACCGCCCACCGGCTGGCGCGGGCCTACGAGCGCCTGCTGGAGGGCATCGCGGCGGATCCGGAGCGCCGCGTCTCCGCGCTGCCGCTGCTGGACGCGGCCGGCCGCCAACAGGCGCTGGAGTCCTTCCACCCGCCCGCGGTGCCGCTGTCTCCGCGCCCCCTGCACGCCCTCTTCGAGGAGCAGGCACGGCGCACGCCGGAGGCCATCGCGGTGGAGTGCGAGGACGACCTCCTCACGTACGCGGAGCTGGAGCGCCGGGCCAACCGGCTCGCGCACCTGCTGCTCGCATCCGGCCTGGAGCCCGAGGAGCGCGTGGCGTTGTGCCTGCCCCGCTCGACGGAGGTGCTGGTGGCGATGCTCGCGGTCATGAAGGCCGGCGGCGCCTTCGTGCCGATGGACGCCGGAGCCCCCACGCAGCGGCTGGCCCTGATGGTCGCGGAGTGCCGCGCCCGCTACGTGCTCGCGCCCGCCTCGCTCGCGGTCAAGCTGCCGGTGCCGCCGGAGGCGCGCCTGGAGCCCGGCGCGTGGCGACAGGAAGGCCTGCTGGAGACGCCTCCCGCGCGGACCGTCCACCTGGAGCAGCTGGCCTACGTGGTGCACACCTCCGGCTCCACTGGCGTCCCCAAGGGAGTGATGATCTCCCACGCGGGCATCGCCAACCGGATGCTCTGGGAACAGCACGCGCTGCCCATCGGGCCGGAGGACCGCGTCCTCCAGGTGGCCTCGTTCGGCTTCGACGCCTCCATCTGGGAGTTCTTCCGCGCGCTGCTCGCGGGGGCCCGCGCGGTGATGGTGCGCGACGGCGCGCACCAGGACAGCCGCTACATCGCGGACCTCATGGCCCGGCGCGGCGTCACGCAGATGAACGTGGTGCCGTCGCTGCTGCGCGTGGTGCTGGAGGAGCCCCGCATGGCGGACTGCCACGCGCTGCGCACGGTGGTCTGCGGGGGCGAGGCGCTGACGACGGACCTGGTGGACCGGCTGGCGGAGCACTCCTCCGCGACGCTCTTCAACTTCTACGGCCAGACGGAGGTGTCCATCGACGCCACGTGGTTCACCTGCGCGCCCGGCATGGCGCGCAAGGCGGTGCCGCTGGGCCAGCCGCTGGGCAACATGAAGATGCACGTGCTGGACGTGCGCGGACAGCCAGTCCCCCCGGGCGCGCCCGGCGAGGTGTACCTGGGCGGACCGGGCCTGGCGCGGGGCTACTTCCTGCGGCCGGACCTGAGCGCGGAGCGCTTCGTGCCGGACCCCTTCGGCCCTCCGGGCTCGCGCCTGTTCCGCACCGGCGACCTGGCCCGCCAGCTGCCGGACGGCGAGCTGGAGTTCCTGGGGCGCGGCGACCACCAGGTGAAGATCCGCGGCGTCCGCGTGGAGCTGGGCGAGATTGAAGCAGCGCTCCGCCAGCACCCCGCCATCCAGGACGTGGTGGTGCTCGCGCGCGAGCAGGCCGTGGAACCCGAGCCCCCCGCGCTGGATCCGCGCCTGCTCCCGCTGGAGCCGCCCCCGCGCGGCCCGTCCCCGCATCCCCTGCCCTGA
- a CDS encoding amidinotransferase, translating to MQRTNLQLASQHPSLVPQSQSLPVVSSHTEWDPLEEVIVGVADGATVPSWHVTLKSTMPRKHWGFFQEHGGKPFPQDMVDAANRDLDEFAHILEAEGIRVRRPERVSHTKPFSTPDWHSPGGLYTAMPRDLLLVVGDHLIETPMPWRSRYFEVHPYRKLLKEYFHAGARWTSAPKPQLTDESFDDTWEVPGDDEPMRYALTEFEPLFDAADFVRCGRDLFYIRSHVTNAFGVEWLRRHLGSEYRIHELKCRDTKPMHIDTTFMPLAPGKLLVNPERVDELPRMFKSWDILRAPPPCASDDLILYFSGKWLSMNILMLDEQRLVVDKNEHTLIRAFKDWGFKPITCNFTNFYRLGGSFHCATLDVRRRGVLQSYF from the coding sequence ATGCAACGCACCAACCTCCAACTGGCCTCGCAGCACCCGTCGCTGGTCCCGCAGTCCCAGTCGCTTCCGGTGGTCTCCTCGCACACCGAATGGGATCCGCTCGAGGAGGTCATCGTCGGCGTCGCGGACGGCGCCACGGTGCCCTCGTGGCACGTGACCCTCAAGTCGACCATGCCCCGCAAGCACTGGGGCTTCTTCCAGGAGCACGGCGGCAAGCCCTTCCCCCAGGACATGGTGGACGCGGCCAACCGGGACCTGGACGAGTTCGCCCACATCCTGGAGGCCGAGGGCATCCGCGTCCGCCGCCCCGAGCGCGTCTCCCACACGAAGCCCTTCTCCACGCCGGACTGGCACTCGCCGGGAGGCCTCTACACGGCCATGCCCCGGGACCTGCTGCTCGTCGTGGGCGACCACCTCATCGAGACGCCCATGCCGTGGCGCTCCCGCTATTTCGAGGTACATCCCTACCGGAAGCTATTGAAAGAGTACTTCCACGCGGGCGCGCGGTGGACCTCCGCGCCCAAGCCGCAGCTGACGGACGAGTCGTTCGACGACACCTGGGAGGTGCCGGGTGACGACGAGCCCATGCGCTACGCCCTCACGGAGTTCGAGCCGCTCTTCGACGCGGCGGACTTCGTGCGCTGCGGCCGGGACCTCTTCTACATCCGCAGCCACGTGACGAACGCGTTCGGCGTGGAGTGGCTGCGGCGGCACCTGGGCAGCGAGTACCGCATCCACGAACTGAAGTGCCGGGACACCAAGCCCATGCACATCGACACGACGTTCATGCCGCTGGCGCCCGGCAAGCTGCTGGTGAACCCGGAGCGCGTGGACGAGCTGCCGCGGATGTTCAAGTCGTGGGACATCCTCCGCGCGCCGCCGCCCTGCGCCTCGGACGACCTCATCCTCTACTTCAGCGGCAAGTGGCTGAGCATGAACATCCTCATGCTCGATGAGCAGCGCCTCGTCGTGGACAAGAACGAGCACACGCTGATCCGCGCGTTCAAGGACTGGGGCTTCAAGCCCATCACCTGCAACTTCACGAACTTCTACCGGCTGGGAGGTTCGTTCCACTGCGCCACGCTCGACGTGCGCCGCCGTGGCGTCCTCCAGTCCTACTTCTGA